A single genomic interval of Granulicella tundricola MP5ACTX9 harbors:
- a CDS encoding acyl-CoA dehydrogenase, whose translation MRADRARALTQLSDEERMLQESVRDFAGERIAPLVRQMDEAQTMDAGLIRELFGLGLMGIEVPEELGGAGGSFFDACLAIEAISEVDPAVGVMVDVQNTLCINALNKWGSDEQKKRYLPRMAKDTIGSYCLSEAASGSDAFALQTRATQRGSDYVLNGQKLWITNAKEAGLYLVFATLDPALGYKGITGFVVEKGTPGFSVGKKEDKLGIRASSTCELVFQDCVVGADQVLGEPGKGYKIAIETLNEGRIGIGAQMLGLASGAWGHAAKWAKERKQFGKALVEFQAMQFQLAEMATEIEMAKLMVYNAARLKDNGSEFLKEAAMCKYVASQVAEKTASLAVEVFGGSGFVKEFPVEKLYRDAKIGKIYEGTSFMQLATIAKLTLGKS comes from the coding sequence ATGCGAGCTGATCGGGCGCGGGCGTTGACGCAGTTGAGCGATGAAGAGCGGATGCTGCAGGAGTCGGTGCGGGACTTTGCAGGGGAGCGGATTGCGCCGCTGGTACGGCAGATGGATGAGGCGCAGACGATGGACGCGGGCCTGATCCGCGAGCTGTTTGGGCTGGGGCTGATGGGGATCGAGGTGCCGGAGGAGCTGGGCGGCGCGGGTGGCAGCTTCTTCGATGCCTGCCTGGCGATCGAGGCGATCTCCGAGGTGGACCCGGCGGTGGGTGTGATGGTCGATGTGCAGAACACGCTGTGCATCAATGCGCTGAACAAGTGGGGTTCGGACGAGCAAAAGAAGCGGTACCTGCCGCGGATGGCGAAGGACACGATCGGCTCCTACTGCCTGAGCGAGGCGGCCTCGGGGTCGGATGCGTTTGCGTTGCAGACCCGTGCGACGCAGAGGGGCAGCGACTACGTGCTGAACGGGCAGAAGCTTTGGATCACGAACGCGAAGGAGGCAGGTCTGTACCTGGTGTTTGCGACGCTCGATCCGGCGCTGGGGTACAAGGGGATTACGGGGTTCGTGGTGGAGAAGGGGACGCCGGGGTTTTCGGTCGGCAAGAAGGAAGACAAGCTGGGGATTCGGGCTTCGAGTACCTGCGAGCTGGTGTTTCAGGACTGCGTGGTGGGCGCGGACCAAGTGCTCGGGGAGCCGGGCAAGGGGTACAAGATTGCCATTGAGACGCTGAACGAAGGGCGCATCGGGATTGGCGCGCAGATGCTGGGGCTGGCCTCCGGGGCGTGGGGCCATGCGGCGAAGTGGGCCAAGGAACGCAAGCAGTTCGGCAAGGCGCTGGTGGAGTTTCAGGCGATGCAGTTTCAGCTTGCCGAGATGGCGACCGAGATCGAGATGGCAAAGTTGATGGTCTACAACGCGGCGCGGCTGAAGGACAACGGCAGCGAGTTCCTGAAAGAGGCGGCGATGTGCAAGTACGTGGCCTCCCAGGTGGCGGAGAAGACGGCAAGCCTGGCCGTGGAGGTCTTCGGCGGATCGGGCTTCGTGAAGGAGTTTCCGGTGGAGAAGTTGTACCGGGACGCCAAGATCGGGAAGATCTACGAGGGCACGTCGTTCATGCAACTGGCGACAATTGCTAAATTGACGCTGGGTAAGTCATAG